The region AATTGCATCACATCTTTCATTTCTTCTTAGTACTGCGCTACTGCACTGATCATCACATAGACATACACAGACGCAAATGGCTTATGCTGCTGTAACTTCGCTTATGGGAACACTTTCTCTACATTTCTTGCAACCACAACCACGCTTGCCTCTTCAAtacaaacaacaaataatttctCTCCATGAAAATCTTGGTTTGCTCCAAGAATTTCTTGAGAAATCTGAGATCGCCTATGCCTATGATAATTCGGCGATGAAAGATTTTGAGGCAGAGATGAGAGATGTAGCGTTCAAAGCTGAAGAAGGGATTGAGGTGGAGTTGACTACCATATATCTAACAAAGGGTTGGACGAAGAGTCTTGCTTGCCTCAGGCTTCATGGAATCTTCATTCAAGCTGTAATACAGACTGATTACCTCAAGAAGAAGTTGATTAAAATTAGTGAAAAGCAGCTTGCAAAGGTTCCATCACAAGGTGAAAGGATGCCACAAAGAGGACTACTCCATGGTTCAACATCATCACAGTCTGATCTAGAACGCGAGAATAATATTACTGCGAGTACATTTTCCAAAAACGCTTCAATAAAGTTTGACAGAGGAATGGTCGGATGCGACGAGGAGTTCAAGACGATAATGGATCAGCTCACCCGACAATCAGCAAAGCAACTACAAGTTGTATCAATTGTAGGCATGGGAGGAATTGGGAAGACCACTTTAGCTCGGAAAGTCTATGAAGATTCATCAATTACTTCTCATTTTGACAAACGAGCATGGGTTACCGTATCTCAAGAGTATAACGTGGAACAAATGCTCCAATGCCTTATTGGTTGTGTTAATGTAGCATCAAATGATGTACTCCATGAACAAAGAGATGACAACTTAGCAGAAAGTCTGCGCAAACACTTGAAGGAGCAGAGATATTTGATAGTGATAGATGATATATGGAGCAAAGAAGCTTGGGATAGTGTGCAAAGATGCTTTCCAGATGACAATAATGGAAGTCGTATACTACTGACTTCTCGACTTAGGGAGGTGGCTGAATATGTAAGCTCATCAAGTAACTCTACCATCAACATGCCTTTCTTAGATGCCAATGAAAGTTGGAATCTCTTTTGcaatgtgtttggtaaaacGAAATTTCTTTTAGTGTTTGAGCAAATTGGTAAAGACATAGTGAACAAATGTGAAGGATTACCTCTAGCTATTATTGTAGTAGCTAGTCTTCTCTTTCATACAGGTGAGATAGTGGAAAAGTGGGTGAATGTTGCAGAAAATGTGAGTAGATATGTAATTGGTGATTCTAATGATGCATGCTCCAAAATACTATATTTGAGTTACAACCAATTACCGCACCACTTAAAAGCttgttttctatattttggagtTTTCTCGGAAGACTATgagatccatgtgaagaagtTGGTTAGGTTGTGGGTGGCAGAAGGATTTTTGAGAGCAGTGGACCATCAAAATATGGAGGAAGTGGCCATGGAATGCTTGCAAGATCTTGTTGGTAGAAGTCTTATTTTTGTTAGCAAACAGAGTTACAATGGAAAAATGAAGACAGTAAGAATACATGACTTGTTGCGTGATTTGTGTTTGAGAGAAGCTCGACATGAAAATCTCTTGAATGTCATTGGAGATGAAAACTTTCCATTTTTGAGGGAAGCTCAACATGAAAATCTCTTGAATATCATTGGAGATGAAAAACTTCCATTTTACAAGAAGAAAATCTCTTGTCGTTGGATAAGAGCAGCATCAGGGTTTGATCTACTTCCTTTGACAAAGTGCTTTCACAAATCACATTCCTTACATTATCCATATGGTGTTTACTCTTATAATTCTGAAAGTGTGGAACGCCTATTTTCACACTTCAAACTACTAAGAGTAGTAGATATAGAATGGATGTGTTCATATGGATTTAGGGTACTAAATGCGCTGGCAAATCTTATTCATTTGAGATACTTGGCTTTGAGGAATTTAAGGAATTTAGTACTTAATGGCACtgaatattttgatttagaGCTCTTTGAGTATTGGAATATACAAAGCTTTATTATTTGCGGAGATGATGTTACGTTGGATTTCTCTAAGGCATCTGGAATTTGTAAAATGCCACTATTAAGGAATATTTGCATTGAACGGATTGTTTCTTTAGGAACTTTGCCAGTTGTTCATAGAAACTTAGAGAGTATATCTTGGTTGCATCCTAAGCTCTGTACAAAGGATCTGTTTACAAGgattccaaatttaaaaaaattggggaTTGATGGTGGAGTCGATGAAAACAATCTAGattgtttttataattttgtgcaCTTGGGGCAGCTTGAGAAGCTAAGCATCAGAAAGTGGCATTCTCTCAACCGTATTCCATGTAGCGGCATCTCATGGGCAACTAGTTTTCTACCAAATCTTAAGAAGCTCAAGTTCATGGATACTAATTTGCCATGGAATGCTATGTGGCTTATTGGTATGTTGCCGAATCTAGAGGTTCTAAAACTGATATGTGCTATTGCTCTTGATGACAGAATGTGGGAGCCATCCAAGGAAGGGTTCCGTCAATTGAAAAGATTGGTAATTGAAGATACAATTTTGGAGCGTTGGAATGCTGTGGGTGACAATTTCCCTGTGTTAGAATGTTTAGAGTTGCGTCATTGCCTTTCTTTGCAAGAGATTCCTAGTGGATTTGCGGATATCACCACACTAGCACTGATTCAGTTAAGCTGGTGTCTTGATTCTGTTTTGGCTTCAGCAAAGTTGATTCAAGAAGagcaatacaactatggaaatgCCCTCCTTGTTCGTTCGGAAAACATTATGGTCTCTGTCTATCCCTCAActctaatatattatatgtgtgaCCATATAACATGCACTTACTTCATGCTACTTGAATTCTTCATGGCCATCATATCTCATCTGTTTCCTCTCATCACTTCTATCTCATATTTCCTTACCTATCTAACTGTTGTGTgctcaccttttttttttttacttaatttatgGATTGCAGACGAAACGTGTAAACAACAAATAGGAAGAATGGGATGTGGAGGAAGAGAGTGATCTTTTGGTGGAATAGGCAGGTATTTGGCAGATTGAATACTCTGTTGCAGATCatactattatatattttagtaaaCTGTGCAATGGTTTCTGCTTGTCAGAAGAAGTTGTTGATTGAAAGAGCTTAGTAAACTGGTGTTGCTTATTctgctttttattattttagtttttgagTGTGTTTGCAGAAAGAGCTTACGATCTTCTGAAAGCTGTTTGGTCTTGCTATTTTAAGGAGTATATGGAACTATTTTGAGAATAGATTTTTGAAAGCAGATAAAATGGCAACTTCCCATAAGAAAAATGTTATTCACTTGAATGTGCTTAATTATTCGAAGTTTAATTAAAGTATccaaatttcataatatatatatatatatatagcattggTAGTTTTGAAGttataaagacaatataactttGAACTTGCAATCTTGCTGTCAATGTTTTTCAATCATGTCATATATCCAAGTGATTGAGTGATGTTCTTTTTGGTTGCAGCAGATAGAACTTTGGGCTGTTTCTATATAAATCCTTATGGGACCTTTATCGCGCCTGCCACTATACCTTCGATAGGAGCGAGTCTACTCTTCCAAAGTACTTGGCGGAGGCAGTGGCCATTCGGGATGTGCTCAGCTGGGTGAAGACGAGGGAGGTATCAAGGGAAGCTTCAAGTGGAAACAGATGCACTGTCGGTGGTTCGAGGCTTATCAAATGACAATGACGAGTCCTCATTTTATCTTATCTTAGCTAACATAAAATTTCCACATACTTTTGTGTCTTTTTCTAAACGATCAGCGAATCGTACTATTCACATGTTGGCTCGGAGTTAATTTTTCATTCTGATTGTAAAGAATGATTATCATTCCCTCAGTACATCATAAAAGTACTCTCTCGCATAACATAGCAGGAGGATCTGCTATATATGAAGATACCAATGGTTTTTGTAGTTGTTGTGGGTTTGTTGTTGTAATGAATTTGGCTCAATTCTTACTGTTTTGCATCATAAAATATGGTTTCTTCATCTGAACTGATTTTTCCATCTAAAAGCAGAGAGTGCAATGCGTGGATTATATGTTGAAGTACTCCAGTTGCGCTGCCTTAATCACATGACGAGCTGAGAGATGGGAAATTAAGTATTAAGTTAATGAATTTGAGGTATGCACATGATgggcataatataatataacataataatgaGGTATTTTAGGCTCACTTCTTCCAAGAAAATTTGACCCCTCTTCTTATCAAATTGCACCTACCTGAATTCTCAACATATGGGCATTTCATATCAAATGAACGCCATGTTCGAACAGATCTGTTTGCCGTCGAACAACAAAATCCACAGCCATACAATACAAAATCCTTAGCAGCAACAAGCTAAGTAAggaggaattgaagaagaagaagaagtacaGTGCCGCCATCATCATATCATCCTCAGCCGCCATCTGTTTTGTTGAAGGACTCAATTACCGCCATGTGGAGATAAGCTTAGCTACCTGGTTATGGTGATAGGGTGAAGAGGCTGGGATTTCTTAATGCTGCTTTAATTTaggtattcttcttcttcttactgTTCTTATTTATATGAAGATCGAGCTACAAACTTCAATTTGGGGATTTCATTAATATGAACACCAAGAAGCTTCAATTTGGGGATTCCTCggagaaaaaattaaaacatattttttttaaatatctacCTGACAatatgttggatatttatatactaaagagtaaattaccaaaatggtccctcgactatatcgatttcaccaatttggtcctacttATTTTGACTTGGCTAATTCCATCCTTcgactatcaaaattttaaccgtTTTAGTCCTCCGGTCACCAAAGAGAGAAGATGGCGAAGGGAGATAGATTTGATGGAGAATGGAAGAAATTTGAGAGAATGAAAGAAGTAGAGAGCAAGAACAAAGAAAGGGTTGCTGTGAATCGACTCAATTTTTTGCTGCAAAGCAATTTGAGGGTATGAAAAACCCTAACTATCTGTGTCCCAAGCTATTAATATAGGATGCAGATTATATTTAGCGGAGACATGGAATTGCATCCATCCGCCGTGTCGTTACCGTCGAGAAGCATGGAAAGCGCCatctttgtttattatttgagaAGGCCAAAAGAGACAAACTTGTAGTCTCATAAATCATATTGATCCAAAGCAACAAAAACTCACTAATTAAATAAACCATAAAAGTCGGAAAACAATCAAAATCCAAGCATTATCGGAGGAAAGCCAGTCAGTGCTAAGTGAAGTTCCAATAATATCCCTCAAAATAAGCTGTCTAAGTGACCGGAGGACTAAAacggttaaaattttgatagtcgAAGGATGGAATTAGCCAAGTCAAAATGAGTAGGACCAAATTGGAGAAATcgacatagtcgagggaccattttggtaatttgctCTATACTAAATGTATGTTTAAACTTTg is a window of Ipomoea triloba cultivar NCNSP0323 chromosome 11, ASM357664v1 DNA encoding:
- the LOC115996186 gene encoding putative late blight resistance protein homolog R1A-4 — its product is MKDFEAEMRDVAFKAEEGIEVELTTIYLTKGWTKSLACLRLHGIFIQAVIQTDYLKKKLIKISEKQLAKVPSQGERMPQRGLLHGSTSSQSDLERENNITASTFSKNASIKFDRGMVGCDEEFKTIMDQLTRQSAKQLQVVSIVGMGGIGKTTLARKVYEDSSITSHFDKRAWVTVSQEYNVEQMLQCLIGCVNVASNDVLHEQRDDNLAESLRKHLKEQRYLIVIDDIWSKEAWDSVQRCFPDDNNGSRILLTSRLREVAEYVSSSSNSTINMPFLDANESWNLFCNVFGKTKFLLVFEQIGKDIVNKCEGLPLAIIVVASLLFHTGEIVEKWVNVAENVSRYVIGDSNDACSKILYLSYNQLPHHLKACFLYFGVFSEDYEIHVKKLVRLWVAEGFLRAVDHQNMEEVAMECLQDLVGRSLIFVSKQSYNGKMKTVRIHDLLRDLCLREARHENLLNVIGDEKLPFYKKKISCRWIRAASGFDLLPLTKCFHKSHSLHYPYGVYSYNSESVERLFSHFKLLRVVDIEWMCSYGFRVLNALANLIHLRYLALRNLRNLVLNGTEYFDLELFEYWNIQSFIICGDDVTLDFSKASGICKMPLLRNICIERIVSLGTLPVVHRNLESISWLHPKLCTKDLFTRIPNLKKLGIDGGVDENNLDCFYNFVHLGQLEKLSIRKWHSLNRIPCSGISWATSFLPNLKKLKFMDTNLPWNAMWLIGMLPNLEVLKLICAIALDDRMWEPSKEGFRQLKRLVIEDTILERWNAVGDNFPVLECLELRHCLSLQEIPSGFADITTLALIQLSWCLDSVLASAKLIQEEQYNYGNALLVRSENIMTKRVNNK